The following proteins are co-located in the Vigna unguiculata cultivar IT97K-499-35 chromosome 9, ASM411807v1, whole genome shotgun sequence genome:
- the LOC114163619 gene encoding cation/H(+) antiporter 15-like, translating to MTTTIPACYNISIVNSNQFWKTDKVLKTELPILAIQIAFVVVLSRLFSIIYKPLHQTRLISQISVGFLLTPPLLGRFTTIFEFIFPVNGIINVEILSHVGLIYYAFLSGLEMNLNTILNVNKKAASIAIAGIVFPILVAPCLYALFRKVYGHSMMFPLEESTNNAFIVWTLVLTVTGFPVVAYTLSELKLLYTGLGKEALTAAMISDTYGWILFTLFVPFSINGKGAVYTMLCTIIFIVVCIFVVRPLIQWFIDCKADKDEWNDNQLLFIMMGVLACSCISDFLGSHAIVGAFVFGLILPHGKFAELFMSISDDFVGGFLVPLFFSGTGMRLMLIAVFSQGSWPFTIVIILSLCALKILSTLFVTFFFGMRILDGLALGLILNNKGAMALIMLNIAWDKMIFSVPTYAVLTSAVLLMTIVVSPIINVIYKPRQRFEQNKLKTIQKLRLDVELRIIACVHNTRQAASVISLVECFNAMRVSPVYVCALYLVELTRRVAALVATHIGKPSCQLGEQNLTKSQEELESIRNTLDALGKTYDAIRVETLNVVSAYTTIHEDIYHSADEKRTSLILLPFHKQLTLEGTLEVTSVLYKDINQNVMQGAPCSVGIFIDHDFGLVPKMNLHIRVVFVGGPDDREALAIAWRMARRSGTQLSVVRILLLGEAAEVDASIHDEVQGILSTVIDTDKQKELDEEYISIFRLTAVNNNDLISYSEMDVNSGEDIPAVLNEIEKFGCDIYIVGQGNCRNSKVFSNLLEWCECLELGVIGDILVSNNFGSRSSVLVVQQYGYGGMDFGNNLNQKATNKDMFESIV from the exons ATGACGACCACAATACCTGCATGTTACAACATATCTATAGTTAATTCTAATCAATTTTGGAAAACCGATAAAGTCCTGAAAACAGAGCTCCCTATTTTGGCCATTCAAAttgcttttgttgttgtgttatCTCGTCTATTTTCCATAATCTACAAACCTCTGCATCAAACTCGTCTCATTTCACAAATCTCA gTTGGTTTCCTATTGACACCGCCATTACTTGGAAGATTCACAACAATTTTTGAGTTCATTTTTCCGGTAAATGGGATTATCAACGTCGAGATCCTTTCCCACGTTGGTCTCATTTATTATGCATTCCTTAGTGGATTGGAGATGAACTTAAATACCATTCTAAATGTGAACAAGAAAGCTGCAAGTATCGCAATTGCTGGGATCGTCTTTCCCATACTCGTTGCGCCATGCTTATATGCTTTGTTTCGAAAAGTTTATGGACATAGTATGATGTTTCCCCTTGAAGAAAGTACAAATAATGCTTTTATAGTTTGGACTTTAGTTCTCACCGTTACAGGTTTTCCTGTGGTAGCATACACACTTTCTGAGCTTAAGCTCCTTTATACTGGTCTTGGCAAAGAGGCTTTAACAGCAGCCATGATTAGTGACACCTATGGTTGGattcttttcactttatttgtTCCATTTTCAATTAATGGTAAAGGAGCTGTCTACACTATGTTATGCACGATAATATTCATTGTTGTGTGCATCTTTGTGGTACGCCCACTCATTCAATGGTTTATTGATTGCAAGGCAGACAAAGATGAATGGAATGATAACCAATTACTCTTTATAATGATGGGGGTTTTAGCTTGTTCATGTATTTCAGATTTTCTTGGTTCACATGCCATTGTTGGGGCTTTTGTTTTTGGATTAATTTTACCTCATGGGAAATTTGCTGAATTGTTCATGTCAATATCAGATGATTTTGTTGGCGGCTTTTTAGTACCCCTCTTCTTTAGTGGAACTGGGATGAGACTTATGTTGATCGCAGTTTTCTCCCAAGGAAGCTGGCCCTTTACAATTGTGATTATACTCTCATTATGTGCTCTAAAGATTTTAAGCACTTTATTTGTCACCTTTTTCTTTGGTATGCGTATTCTAGATGGTTTGGCCTTGGGCttgattttgaataataaagGTGCCATGGCATTAATAATGTTGAACATTGCTTGGGATAAAATG ATATTTTCTGTACCTACCTATGCCGTTCTAACTTCTGCTGTTCTTCTAATGACCATAGTTGTGTCTCCCATCATCAATGTCATCTACAAACCAAGACAGAGATTTGAACAGAACAAGCTAAAGACCATACAAAAACTAAGACTTGATGTAGAGCTCCGAATTATAGCATGTGTTCATAATACTCGCCAAGCTGCAAGTGTGATTAGCTTAGTTGAATGTTTTAACGCCATGAGAGTTTCCCCTGTGTACGTTTGTGCCTTGTACCTTGTCGAACTTACTAGACGTGTTGCTGCCCTAGTTGCTACACATATAGGGAAGCCTAGTTGCCAACTTGGAGAACAAAACCTAACCAAGTCACAAGAAGAGTTAGAAAGCATTCGTAACACATTAGATGCACTTGGAAAGACATATGATGCTATTAGAGTTGAGACCTTAAATGTGGTGTCAGCATATACAACTATTCATGAGGACATATACCACTCAGCAGATGAGAAACGTACAAGCTTAATTCTTCTTCCATTTCACAAACAATTAACCTTAGAAGGTACTTTAGAAGTAACCAGTGTTTTATACAAAGATATAAACCAAAATGTAATGCAAGGTGCTCCTTGCTCTGTGGGAATATTTATTGATCACGATTTTGGGTTAGTTCCTAAAATGAACCTTCATATTCGTGTGGTCTTTGTTGGGGGCCCTGATGATCGTGAAGCCTTAGCCATTGCATGGAGGATGGCAAGACGTTCAGGAACACAACTCTCAGTGGTTCGAATTCTTCTGTTGGGTGAAGCAGCAGAAGTAGATGCTTCAATTCATGATGAAGTACAAGGGATATTATCTACGGTAATAGATACAGACAAACAAAAAGAGTTAGATGAAGAGTATATAAGCATATTCAGACTTACAGCAGTTAACAATAATGATTTAATATCCTACTCGGAGATGGATGTTAATAGTGGTGAAGATATTCCTGCAGTCCTCAATGAGATAGAAAAATTTGGTTGTGATATTTACATAGTTGGACAAGGAAATTGTAGGAACTCTAAGGTCTTCTCAAATTTGTTGGAGTGGTGTGAGTGCTTAGAACTTGGAGTTATAGGGGACATTTTGGTTTCAAACAACTTTGGTTCGCGCTCGTCTGTGCTAGTTGTTCAACAATATGGATATGGAGGAATGGATTTTGGAAATAATCTTAACCAGAAGGCCACTAACAAAGACATGTTTGAGTCTATTGTCTGA